One window of Camelus dromedarius isolate mCamDro1 chromosome 18, mCamDro1.pat, whole genome shotgun sequence genomic DNA carries:
- the LOC105091913 gene encoding large ribosomal subunit protein eL39-like, whose translation MTSHKTFRIKQFLAKKQKQTCPIPQWIRMKTGNNIRYNSKRRHWRKTKLGL comes from the coding sequence ATGACTTCTCACAAGACTTTCAGGATCAAGCAATTCCTGgccaagaaacaaaagcagactTGTCCCATTCCCCAATGGATTCGAATGAAAACTGGTAACAATATCAGGTACAATTCCAAGAGAAGACATTGGAGAAAAACCAAGCTGGGTCTATAA